One window of the Eriocheir sinensis breed Jianghai 21 chromosome 59, ASM2467909v1, whole genome shotgun sequence genome contains the following:
- the LOC126985319 gene encoding probable G-protein coupled receptor Mth-like 1 isoform X2, whose product MLPSRPSLLLLLLLPLLLLCPAGGAADSLRPETEAAAEVEAPAAHDDAATVKEAAEETATETSVAGRSLAAGARVPALPLDADSAQQYNYVLEGAAAGPGGDAAGVRKCCEPGFFFSTQSQQCEAAGGEDTGFEVAARHLRQVDAGGQGALRVVPGKLSPCPGTGGPPVISEVSLDSHLLLEGGHLRSDVTGYDHDHDHYCLEMAAPDADLLLGGGGVLVAAQCVPWPQKVLARKCCPLDHYYDHALGHCRPSLANMSDAVTLVREFIHLDDGGGADVRVTTGKLLCNRGTPRLVVADQAFLDASSNLCERLSDKCHDTASYCVEYMWAAGDTTMTAVASVCPVEAFHKCCPGGHVLTDEGCAPGDVSARMRQLLEVLDPHYGFPTENGGELCVQELITPDDDDVQWWISKSGYLSVDTRGDSHDTMRYCVDDYLGPANRSQTVAVLCHAELEELVHVHLSLHPSQAGSVGKCCPHGHYFSAASGSCRPDELGLELLQHPQVIAANVTKLTFTSFPECQAAGGYHHYYVGRGALDDDHALLTPDHLLEVVALESGCEFTRHAFPRHAYCLEYTVDGGGVRRPGVLVCPGAWRGYNLHTEKFGLTGILLGVSCAALFATAASLISTRVRRGLVTVKKVNTLAGRILLSYVLSYLVGFLLLMVNMKVEVEEGNNECQVMAWLLIFFLLAGFQWNTSICLESLLLTLHVETSENLRYLYHSLWAWGAPAVIASLALTLDHYRQSLPCSVVTPKVGLYRCFFSDPTATLLYFFLPMLLTLVANMVLLLVSRYVRAEKLRRLEGGPARNNDREGGTEMQGRTDPSKPPSAPSPVPAPRAPAPKRQAPTSGLRVHHTRNTWLESVKLVVWSGVTWLLEVASFVITKYMVNPSESWYDYLWYVPSSVNALRGVGIFVILVLTPERRIQIRRTLLGLARQSGVHAFSKSRNGEASSTFGRHGSDMPSSGAISEMTVTTTPTLATPHPTPPHPPPVRPTPTWRRLLASWTLAGAPCPRSPRMAMDRNWTLRRPDPLEDGAGHR is encoded by the exons ATGCTGCCATCACGCCcttccctgctgctgctgctgctgctgcccctgctgctgctgtgcCCGGCGGGGGGCGCGGCGGACAGCCTCAGGCCTgagacggaggcggcggcggaggtggaggcGCCCGCAGCCCACGATGACGCGGCGACGgtgaaggaggcggcggaggagacgGCGACGGAGACCTCGGTGGCGGGCCGCTCCCTGGCCGCGGGGGCGAGGGTGCCGGCGCTGCCCCTGGACGCGGACTCAGCGCAGCAGTACAACTACGTGCTGGAGGGCGCGGCTGCGGGTCCTGGCGGCGACGCGGCGGGCGTGCGCAAGTGCTGCGAGCCTGGCTTCTTCTTCAGCACGCAGAGCCAGCAGTGCGAGGCGGCGGGCGGCGAGGACACGGGCTTCGAGGTGGCGGCGCGGCACCTGCGGCAGGTGGACGCGGGCGGGCAGGGCGCGCTGCGCGTGGTGCCGGGGAAGCTGTCGCCCTGCCCCGGCACGGGCGGGCCGCCCGTCATCAGTGAGGTGTCGCTGGACTCGCACCTGCTGCTGGAGGGCGGCCACCTGCGCAGCGACGTGACGGGCTacgaccacgaccacgaccactaCTGCCTCGAGATGGCGGCGCCGGACGCGGACCTGCtgctgggcggcggcggcgtgctggTGGCGGCGCAGTGCGTGCCGTGGCCGCAGAAGGTCCTGGCGCGGAAGTGCTGCCCGCTGGACCACTACTACGACCACGCGCTGGGCCACTGCCGGCCCTCGCTGGCCAACATGAGTGACGCCGTCACGCTGGTGCGGGAGTTCATTCACCTCGACGACGGCGGCGGCGCGGACGTGCGCGTCACCACGGGCAAGCTGCTCTGCAACCGCGGCACGCCGCGCCTGGTGGTGGCCGACCAGGCCTTCCTGGACGCCAGCAGCAACCTGTGCGAGCGGCTGAGCGACAAGTGCCACGACACGGCCTCCTACTGCGTGGAGTACATGTGGGCGGCGGGCGACACCACCATGACGGCCGTGGCCTCCGTCTGCCCCGTCGAGGCCTTCCACAAGTGCTGTCCCGGCGGCCACGTGCTGACGGACGAGGGATGCGCCCCCGGCGACGTGTCGGCGCGCATGCGGCAGCTGCTGGAGGTGCTGGATCCCCACTACGGCTTCCCCACGGAGAACGGCGGCGAACTGTGCGTGCAGGAGCTGATCACGCCCGACGACGACGACGTGCAGTGGTGGATCAGCAAGAGCGGCTACCTGTCCGTGGACACGCGCGGCGACAGCCACGACACCATGCGCTACTGCGTGGACGACTACCTGGGGCCCGCCAACCGCTCACAGACCGTGGCCGTGCTGTGCCACGCCGAGCTGGAGGAGCTGGTGCACGTGCACCTGTCCCTGCACCCCAGCCAGGCCGGCAGCGTGGGCAAGTGCTGCCCGCACGGCCACTACTTCAGCGCCGCCTCGGGCTCCTGCCGCCCCGACGAGCTGGGCCTGGAGCTGCTGCAGCACCCGCAGGTCATCGCCGCCAACGTGACCAAGCTGACCTTCACGTCCTTCCCGGAGTGCCAGGCGGCGGGcggctaccaccactactacgtgGGCCGCGGCGCCCTGGACGACGACCACGCGCTGCTCACGCCCGACCACTTGCTGGAGGTGGTGGCGCTGGAGTCCGGCTGCGAGTTCACGCGCCACGCCTTCCCGCGCCACGCCTACTGCCTCGAGTACACGGTGGACGGCGGCGGCGTGCGGCGGCCCGGCGTGCTGGTCTGCCCCGGCGCGTGGCGCGGCTACAACCTGCACACGGAGAAGTTCGGCCTCACCGGCATCCTGCTCGGCGTGTCCTGCGCGGCGCTCTTCGCCACCGCCGCCTCGCTCATCTCCACGCGCGTCAGGCGCGGCCTCGTCACCGTCAAGAAG GTGAACACGCTGGCGGGCCGCATCTTGCTGAGCTACGTGCTGAGCTACCTGGTGGGCTTCCTGCTGCTGATGGTCAacatgaaggtggaggtggaggagggcaaCAACGAGTGCCAGGTCATGG cctggctcctcatcttcttcctgctGGCCGGCTTTCAGTGGAACACCTCGATCTGCCTCGAGTCTCTGCTGCTGACGCT gCACGTGGAGACCTCAGAGAACCTTCGCTACCTGTATCATTCCCTGTGGGCATGGGGGGCGCCTGCTGTCATCGCCTCCCTCGCCCTCACCCTCGACCACTACCGCCAATCCCTCCCCTGCAGCGTGGTCACTCCGAAGGTGGGACTCTACAGGTGTTTTTTCTCAG ACCCGACGGCGACGCTGCTGTACTTCTTCCTGCCGATGCTCCTGACGCTGGTGGCAAACATGGTGCTGCTCCTGGTCAGCCGCTACGTGAGGGCAGAGAAGCTGAGGCGCCTTGAGGGAGGGCCGGCGCGGAAcaacg ATCGAGAAGGGGGCACTGAGATGCAAGGGAGAACAGACCCCAGCAAGCCCCCCTCGGCCCCCTCCCCCGTCCCCGCCCCCCGCGCCCCCGCCCCGAAGCGTCAAGCCCCCACCTCTGGTCTACGGGTCCATCACACGAGGAATAC GTGGCTGGAGTCCGTCAAGCTGGTGGTCTGGTCGGGGGTCACCTGGCTGCTCGAGGTGGCCAGCTTCGTCATCACAAAATATATGGTGAACCCTTCTGAATCCTGGTACGACTACTTATGGTACGTCCCCTCCTCCGTGAACGCCCTTAGAGGAGTTGGAATCTTCGTCATCCTGGTGCTAACGCCGGAGAGGAGGATTCAGATAAGGCGGACGCTCTTAGGACTCGCGCGACAGTCCGGGGTGCACGCGTTCTCCAAGTCCAGGAACGGCGAGGCGAGCAGCACGTTCGGCCGGCACGGATCCGACATGCCGTCCTCCGGTGCTATCTCGGAG ATGACAGTCACCACCACGCCAACGCTAGCAACGCCCCATCCAACGCCTCCTCATCCGCCCCCTGTCCGTCCCACCCCCACCTGGCGACGTCTGTTAGCCAGCTGGACACTCGCCGGAGCTCCGTGTCCTCGCAGTCCTCGGATGGCGATGGATCGGAATTGGACATTGAGGCGACCGGACCCGCTGGAGGAcggcgcaggtcatcgctag
- the LOC126985319 gene encoding uncharacterized protein LOC126985319 isoform X1, translated as MLPSRPSLLLLLLLPLLLLCPAGGAADSLRPETEAAAEVEAPAAHDDAATVKEAAEETATETSVAGRSLAAGARVPALPLDADSAQQYNYVLEGAAAGPGGDAAGVRKCCEPGFFFSTQSQQCEAAGGEDTGFEVAARHLRQVDAGGQGALRVVPGKLSPCPGTGGPPVISEVSLDSHLLLEGGHLRSDVTGYDHDHDHYCLEMAAPDADLLLGGGGVLVAAQCVPWPQKVLARKCCPLDHYYDHALGHCRPSLANMSDAVTLVREFIHLDDGGGADVRVTTGKLLCNRGTPRLVVADQAFLDASSNLCERLSDKCHDTASYCVEYMWAAGDTTMTAVASVCPVEAFHKCCPGGHVLTDEGCAPGDVSARMRQLLEVLDPHYGFPTENGGELCVQELITPDDDDVQWWISKSGYLSVDTRGDSHDTMRYCVDDYLGPANRSQTVAVLCHAELEELVHVHLSLHPSQAGSVGKCCPHGHYFSAASGSCRPDELGLELLQHPQVIAANVTKLTFTSFPECQAAGGYHHYYVGRGALDDDHALLTPDHLLEVVALESGCEFTRHAFPRHAYCLEYTVDGGGVRRPGVLVCPGAWRGYNLHTEKFGLTGILLGVSCAALFATAASLISTRVRRGLVTVKKVNTLAGRILLSYVLSYLVGFLLLMVNMKVEVEEGNNECQVMAWLLIFFLLAGFQWNTSICLESLLLTLHVETSENLRYLYHSLWAWGAPAVIASLALTLDHYRQSLPCSVVTPKVGLYRCFFSDPTATLLYFFLPMLLTLVANMVLLLVSRYVRAEKLRRLEGGPARNNDREGGTEMQGRTDPSKPPSAPSPVPAPRAPAPKRQAPTSGLRVHHTRNTWLESVKLVVWSGVTWLLEVASFVITKYMVNPSESWYDYLWYVPSSVNALRGVGIFVILVLTPERRIQIRRTLLGLARQSGVHAFSKSRNGEASSTFGRHGSDMPSSGAISEVRLRPEGGGGGSLGGAQRRRNMSIATTLTQLSSIRSSRSDSRSDDSHHHANASNAPSNASSSAPCPSHPHLATSVSQLDTRRSSVSSQSSDGDGSELDIEATGPAGGRRRSSLATFGVVALPSVHEEEDGPPSLVPDNVSEA; from the exons ATGCTGCCATCACGCCcttccctgctgctgctgctgctgctgcccctgctgctgctgtgcCCGGCGGGGGGCGCGGCGGACAGCCTCAGGCCTgagacggaggcggcggcggaggtggaggcGCCCGCAGCCCACGATGACGCGGCGACGgtgaaggaggcggcggaggagacgGCGACGGAGACCTCGGTGGCGGGCCGCTCCCTGGCCGCGGGGGCGAGGGTGCCGGCGCTGCCCCTGGACGCGGACTCAGCGCAGCAGTACAACTACGTGCTGGAGGGCGCGGCTGCGGGTCCTGGCGGCGACGCGGCGGGCGTGCGCAAGTGCTGCGAGCCTGGCTTCTTCTTCAGCACGCAGAGCCAGCAGTGCGAGGCGGCGGGCGGCGAGGACACGGGCTTCGAGGTGGCGGCGCGGCACCTGCGGCAGGTGGACGCGGGCGGGCAGGGCGCGCTGCGCGTGGTGCCGGGGAAGCTGTCGCCCTGCCCCGGCACGGGCGGGCCGCCCGTCATCAGTGAGGTGTCGCTGGACTCGCACCTGCTGCTGGAGGGCGGCCACCTGCGCAGCGACGTGACGGGCTacgaccacgaccacgaccactaCTGCCTCGAGATGGCGGCGCCGGACGCGGACCTGCtgctgggcggcggcggcgtgctggTGGCGGCGCAGTGCGTGCCGTGGCCGCAGAAGGTCCTGGCGCGGAAGTGCTGCCCGCTGGACCACTACTACGACCACGCGCTGGGCCACTGCCGGCCCTCGCTGGCCAACATGAGTGACGCCGTCACGCTGGTGCGGGAGTTCATTCACCTCGACGACGGCGGCGGCGCGGACGTGCGCGTCACCACGGGCAAGCTGCTCTGCAACCGCGGCACGCCGCGCCTGGTGGTGGCCGACCAGGCCTTCCTGGACGCCAGCAGCAACCTGTGCGAGCGGCTGAGCGACAAGTGCCACGACACGGCCTCCTACTGCGTGGAGTACATGTGGGCGGCGGGCGACACCACCATGACGGCCGTGGCCTCCGTCTGCCCCGTCGAGGCCTTCCACAAGTGCTGTCCCGGCGGCCACGTGCTGACGGACGAGGGATGCGCCCCCGGCGACGTGTCGGCGCGCATGCGGCAGCTGCTGGAGGTGCTGGATCCCCACTACGGCTTCCCCACGGAGAACGGCGGCGAACTGTGCGTGCAGGAGCTGATCACGCCCGACGACGACGACGTGCAGTGGTGGATCAGCAAGAGCGGCTACCTGTCCGTGGACACGCGCGGCGACAGCCACGACACCATGCGCTACTGCGTGGACGACTACCTGGGGCCCGCCAACCGCTCACAGACCGTGGCCGTGCTGTGCCACGCCGAGCTGGAGGAGCTGGTGCACGTGCACCTGTCCCTGCACCCCAGCCAGGCCGGCAGCGTGGGCAAGTGCTGCCCGCACGGCCACTACTTCAGCGCCGCCTCGGGCTCCTGCCGCCCCGACGAGCTGGGCCTGGAGCTGCTGCAGCACCCGCAGGTCATCGCCGCCAACGTGACCAAGCTGACCTTCACGTCCTTCCCGGAGTGCCAGGCGGCGGGcggctaccaccactactacgtgGGCCGCGGCGCCCTGGACGACGACCACGCGCTGCTCACGCCCGACCACTTGCTGGAGGTGGTGGCGCTGGAGTCCGGCTGCGAGTTCACGCGCCACGCCTTCCCGCGCCACGCCTACTGCCTCGAGTACACGGTGGACGGCGGCGGCGTGCGGCGGCCCGGCGTGCTGGTCTGCCCCGGCGCGTGGCGCGGCTACAACCTGCACACGGAGAAGTTCGGCCTCACCGGCATCCTGCTCGGCGTGTCCTGCGCGGCGCTCTTCGCCACCGCCGCCTCGCTCATCTCCACGCGCGTCAGGCGCGGCCTCGTCACCGTCAAGAAG GTGAACACGCTGGCGGGCCGCATCTTGCTGAGCTACGTGCTGAGCTACCTGGTGGGCTTCCTGCTGCTGATGGTCAacatgaaggtggaggtggaggagggcaaCAACGAGTGCCAGGTCATGG cctggctcctcatcttcttcctgctGGCCGGCTTTCAGTGGAACACCTCGATCTGCCTCGAGTCTCTGCTGCTGACGCT gCACGTGGAGACCTCAGAGAACCTTCGCTACCTGTATCATTCCCTGTGGGCATGGGGGGCGCCTGCTGTCATCGCCTCCCTCGCCCTCACCCTCGACCACTACCGCCAATCCCTCCCCTGCAGCGTGGTCACTCCGAAGGTGGGACTCTACAGGTGTTTTTTCTCAG ACCCGACGGCGACGCTGCTGTACTTCTTCCTGCCGATGCTCCTGACGCTGGTGGCAAACATGGTGCTGCTCCTGGTCAGCCGCTACGTGAGGGCAGAGAAGCTGAGGCGCCTTGAGGGAGGGCCGGCGCGGAAcaacg ATCGAGAAGGGGGCACTGAGATGCAAGGGAGAACAGACCCCAGCAAGCCCCCCTCGGCCCCCTCCCCCGTCCCCGCCCCCCGCGCCCCCGCCCCGAAGCGTCAAGCCCCCACCTCTGGTCTACGGGTCCATCACACGAGGAATAC GTGGCTGGAGTCCGTCAAGCTGGTGGTCTGGTCGGGGGTCACCTGGCTGCTCGAGGTGGCCAGCTTCGTCATCACAAAATATATGGTGAACCCTTCTGAATCCTGGTACGACTACTTATGGTACGTCCCCTCCTCCGTGAACGCCCTTAGAGGAGTTGGAATCTTCGTCATCCTGGTGCTAACGCCGGAGAGGAGGATTCAGATAAGGCGGACGCTCTTAGGACTCGCGCGACAGTCCGGGGTGCACGCGTTCTCCAAGTCCAGGAACGGCGAGGCGAGCAGCACGTTCGGCCGGCACGGATCCGACATGCCGTCCTCCGGTGCTATCTCGGAGGTACGCTTAaggccagaaggaggaggaggagggagtttagGAGGTGCGCAGAGGCGGAGAAACATGTCAATAGCAACCACCCTTACCCAGCTGTCGTCCATTCGAAGCTCACGTTCAGATTCCCGCTCAGATGACAGTCACCACCACGCCAACGCTAGCAACGCCCCATCCAACGCCTCCTCATCCGCCCCCTGTCCGTCCCACCCCCACCTGGCGACGTCTGTTAGCCAGCTGGACACTCGCCGGAGCTCCGTGTCCTCGCAGTCCTCGGATGGCGATGGATCGGAATTGGACATTGAGGCGACCGGACCCGCTGGAGGAcggcgcaggtcatcgctagccACCTTCGGGGTCGTGGCCCTCCCCAGCgtccacgaggaggaggatggcccGCCCTCGCTGGTCCCCGATAACGTCTCCGAAGCCtag